One window from the genome of Gloeocapsa sp. PCC 73106 encodes:
- a CDS encoding undecaprenyl-diphosphate phosphatase produces the protein MPKLDKPLSSTQTKCLNCFLGFILGLSISLIPRTVLGEVTASTQSMNWFQAAVLGMVQGLTEFLPISSTAHLKAVPVALGWGDPGVTFTAVIQLGSIAAVIWYFYDDLKQITLGMIKAVRKSEYKSNEFRLAIGIALGTIPIVVVGLLLKVLVPDLDNSPLRSMTAIALASIVMASLLALAERLSNKERSFEQLTVKDGIWMGLAQSLALIPGVSRSGSTMTAGLFVNLQRATAARFSFLLGIPAITLAGLVELKEILSQGVPQSEIISVIIGIISSGIFSYLAIAWLIRYLQTKDTWIFVWYRLLFGLAILVGIFTKVIPN, from the coding sequence ATGCCAAAATTAGACAAGCCGTTGAGTTCAACCCAAACCAAATGTTTAAACTGTTTCCTAGGATTTATCCTGGGATTGAGTATAAGCTTGATACCCAGAACGGTTTTAGGAGAGGTAACAGCATCAACCCAGAGTATGAATTGGTTTCAAGCTGCGGTATTGGGTATGGTGCAAGGGTTAACCGAATTTTTACCCATTAGTAGCACCGCGCACTTAAAAGCGGTACCCGTAGCCTTGGGGTGGGGGGATCCGGGAGTAACTTTTACGGCGGTTATTCAATTGGGGAGTATTGCAGCTGTAATTTGGTATTTTTACGATGACTTGAAACAGATCACTTTAGGAATGATCAAAGCCGTCAGAAAATCAGAGTATAAGTCTAATGAGTTTCGTTTAGCGATAGGGATCGCTCTAGGAACAATTCCTATAGTAGTAGTGGGGTTATTATTAAAAGTATTGGTACCAGATCTAGATAACTCACCCCTACGGAGTATGACAGCGATCGCTCTAGCTTCCATTGTCATGGCGTCATTACTAGCTTTAGCCGAACGCCTCAGCAACAAAGAGCGGAGTTTTGAGCAGTTAACAGTAAAAGACGGAATCTGGATGGGTTTAGCCCAAAGTTTGGCTTTAATTCCCGGTGTATCCCGTTCAGGATCAACGATGACAGCGGGTTTATTCGTTAACTTACAAAGAGCAACAGCAGCTCGTTTTTCCTTTCTTTTAGGAATTCCAGCGATCACTTTAGCGGGTTTAGTAGAATTAAAAGAGATACTTAGTCAAGGAGTACCCCAAAGCGAAATTATCTCAGTGATTATAGGAATAATTTCTTCAGGGATATTTTCTTACTTGGCGATCGCCTGGTTAATCCGTTACCTGCAAACTAAAGACACTTGGATCTTTGTCTGGTATCGTTTACTGTTTGGTCTAGCTATTTTAGTTGGTATTTTCACCAAAGTCATACCCAATTAG
- the hpf gene encoding ribosome hibernation-promoting factor, HPF/YfiA family → MKLLIQGNNIVVTDAIHDYVQQKLERAVKHFQALTTKVDVHLSVAKNDRIADKHKAEVTVYANGTVIRAQEGSENLYASIDLVADKIARQLRKYKERKLEKKTNAHVKVTDVVTEEPVTANLIGDRTPELPAEVVRMKYFTMPPMTIEEALDQLQLVDHDFYMFRNSATDEINVIYMRNHGGYGVIQPRNGNNHNGTH, encoded by the coding sequence ATGAAGCTTTTGATTCAGGGCAACAACATTGTCGTTACGGATGCAATCCACGATTATGTCCAACAGAAGCTAGAAAGAGCCGTGAAACATTTTCAAGCTCTCACCACTAAAGTAGACGTTCATCTCTCAGTGGCAAAGAATGACAGAATTGCTGATAAGCATAAAGCAGAAGTGACTGTTTATGCAAACGGTACGGTAATCCGTGCTCAAGAAGGTAGCGAAAATTTATACGCCAGTATTGATTTAGTAGCTGATAAAATCGCGCGTCAGTTGCGCAAATATAAAGAAAGAAAACTCGAGAAAAAAACTAACGCTCATGTTAAAGTCACTGATGTAGTCACAGAAGAACCGGTAACAGCAAATTTAATAGGCGATCGCACTCCTGAATTACCCGCAGAAGTGGTAAGAATGAAATATTTTACTATGCCTCCTATGACTATCGAGGAAGCTCTAGATCAGCTACAATTAGTCGACCACGATTTTTATATGTTCCGCAACAGTGCAACCGACGAAATTAACGTTATTTATATGCGTAACCATGGAGGCTATGGAGTAATTCAACCTCGTAATGGTAATAATCATAACGGGACGCATTAG
- a CDS encoding TIGR03279 family radical SAM protein: MSKTARISKVIPNSIAAELGFEVGDALVSINGIPPRDLIDYQYLCADEFLTLEVLDVQGKPHMVELEKEYDDDLGLEFETALFDGLIQCNNRCPFCFIDQQPPGKRETLYLKDDDYRLSFLYGSYLTLTNLTQKEWQRIETMRLSPLYVSVHATEPEVRIRLLKNERGGKILEQLDWFAQRRLSIHAQVVVCPGINDGIHLKRTLKDLSSFYPGEIPAVASVAVVPVGLTRFRPDQDELIPVTSSKAQEVIEQVQTLQQNWLKEYGTRFAWLADEWFLIARQELPPPSVYEDYPQIGNGVGSIRQFIQEFESLADQILPSGIAQKRRLTWVVGNAVAQAFQPLVARLNQVENLTVSLASLRSDYWGQEITVTGLLTGHDLLIGLKGRNLGEAILLPSVMLKYNSDRFLDDLSVTQVSQELGVPIFVVNGIEELLKTVSRYHAHDQ, encoded by the coding sequence ATGAGTAAAACTGCTCGTATTAGCAAAGTCATCCCCAATTCCATCGCAGCAGAACTAGGATTTGAAGTCGGGGATGCTCTAGTCAGCATCAATGGAATTCCTCCCCGGGATTTAATCGACTATCAATACCTCTGTGCGGATGAATTTCTAACCTTAGAAGTGCTTGACGTTCAAGGAAAGCCCCATATGGTAGAACTAGAAAAAGAATATGACGACGATCTGGGATTAGAATTTGAAACAGCTCTCTTTGATGGTTTGATTCAATGCAATAACCGTTGTCCCTTTTGTTTTATCGATCAACAGCCACCAGGAAAAAGAGAGACTCTGTATCTCAAAGATGATGACTATCGTCTCAGTTTTCTCTACGGTAGCTATTTAACTCTGACCAATCTAACTCAGAAAGAATGGCAACGAATTGAAACGATGCGTCTATCTCCACTGTATGTTTCCGTACACGCTACCGAACCAGAAGTAAGAATCAGGTTACTAAAAAATGAGCGAGGAGGTAAAATTTTAGAGCAACTAGACTGGTTTGCTCAAAGACGTCTCTCGATTCATGCTCAAGTCGTAGTCTGTCCAGGAATCAACGATGGTATTCATTTAAAGAGAACTCTGAAAGATTTAAGTAGCTTTTACCCAGGAGAAATTCCCGCAGTAGCTTCAGTAGCCGTGGTTCCAGTGGGTTTAACCCGCTTTCGTCCCGATCAAGATGAATTAATCCCCGTGACTTCCAGTAAAGCCCAAGAAGTGATTGAGCAAGTTCAAACTTTACAACAAAACTGGCTCAAAGAATACGGTACGCGTTTTGCTTGGTTAGCCGATGAATGGTTTTTAATCGCTCGACAAGAATTGCCACCCCCATCGGTATACGAAGATTACCCCCAAATCGGTAACGGAGTTGGTTCCATCAGGCAATTTATCCAAGAGTTTGAGAGTCTAGCTGACCAAATTTTACCCAGTGGTATAGCTCAAAAGCGTCGATTGACTTGGGTAGTGGGTAACGCAGTAGCACAAGCTTTTCAACCCCTAGTAGCTAGATTGAATCAAGTCGAGAATTTAACGGTGAGTTTAGCCTCTTTGCGCAGTGATTACTGGGGACAGGAAATTACCGTCACCGGTTTACTCACAGGACATGATTTACTAATCGGGTTAAAGGGTAGGAATTTAGGAGAAGCTATCCTGCTACCCTCAGTTATGCTCAAATACAACAGCGATCGCTTCCTGGACGATTTAAGCGTTACCCAAGTATCTCAAGAGTTGGGTGTACCTATCTTTGTGGTCAATGGTATAGAAGAGTTACTAAAAACCGTTAGTCGATACCATGCTCATGATCAATAA
- a CDS encoding DUF3120 domain-containing protein produces MINHTLVNKPLKLAKWSSTWSIFWAAGFLVSVPVFAQAPLVRSYPWLTLLLTGVWLCLAKFLWSKNETKIWGDLLFGFSWSWLAGSIYWGWLRWEPLIHIPIESIGLPFALWCLWRGIGKVGNCFYLGSLLGTAITDLYFYLNDLIPYWRQIMTTDTALVSPILQQAVIQVETPWGISWAVVLANILLGVSLWAMQKSQLHWWAFAGAVLCTILVDGLFWLAAAFV; encoded by the coding sequence TTGATTAATCATACCCTAGTCAACAAACCTCTCAAACTCGCAAAATGGAGCTCAACCTGGTCAATCTTTTGGGCTGCGGGCTTTCTTGTCTCTGTACCCGTTTTTGCTCAAGCCCCCTTAGTGCGCTCCTATCCTTGGCTCACCCTACTTTTAACAGGAGTGTGGCTTTGTCTAGCTAAGTTTCTCTGGTCGAAAAATGAGACCAAAATTTGGGGTGATTTACTCTTTGGTTTTAGTTGGAGTTGGCTAGCAGGTTCAATTTATTGGGGGTGGTTGCGCTGGGAACCCCTGATTCATATTCCGATAGAATCCATTGGATTACCCTTTGCTCTATGGTGTTTGTGGCGAGGTATCGGCAAAGTGGGCAACTGCTTTTATCTTGGCTCATTACTGGGAACAGCGATCACCGATTTGTATTTTTATCTCAACGATTTAATACCCTATTGGCGTCAAATTATGACAACGGATACCGCTCTAGTTAGTCCCATTCTTCAACAAGCGGTTATTCAGGTAGAAACTCCCTGGGGGATAAGCTGGGCCGTGGTTTTAGCGAACATCCTCCTGGGGGTAAGTCTCTGGGCGATGCAAAAATCTCAACTACACTGGTGGGCTTTCGCTGGGGCTGTGTTGTGTACGATTTTGGTGGATGGGTTATTCTGGTTGGCTGCAGCTTTTGTCTAA
- the lipB gene encoding lipoyl(octanoyl) transferase LipB produces MAQLRMCLLMLDDLVPYAIAWSEQKKLVNARVENPDLPDLLWLLQHPPVYTLGTGASLQFVKFDLNKTQVEIYRIERGGEVTYHCPGQIVAYPILNLGYYQRDLHWYLRQLEEVIIRLLKIYDLKGERIKGLTGVWLQGYKVAAIGIKVRRWITMHGFALNVCPDLSGFNKIIPCGIEDRPVGSLKQFCPDLTLERVRQDLTLVFAEVFPIYLDKSCSQPE; encoded by the coding sequence ATGGCTCAGTTAAGAATGTGTTTATTAATGCTCGACGATCTAGTTCCCTACGCGATCGCTTGGTCTGAGCAGAAAAAACTGGTAAATGCTAGGGTGGAAAATCCCGATTTACCCGATCTACTCTGGCTATTACAGCACCCTCCCGTTTATACTTTGGGCACGGGAGCAAGTTTACAATTTGTTAAGTTTGATCTTAATAAAACTCAAGTAGAGATTTATCGAATCGAGCGAGGAGGTGAGGTGACCTATCATTGTCCTGGTCAAATTGTCGCTTATCCTATTCTCAATCTAGGTTACTATCAGCGAGATTTACACTGGTACCTGCGTCAGTTAGAAGAGGTAATTATCAGATTACTCAAAATTTATGATCTAAAAGGCGAGCGTATCAAAGGTTTGACGGGGGTTTGGCTCCAGGGGTACAAAGTAGCGGCGATCGGTATCAAAGTTCGCCGTTGGATCACCATGCACGGTTTTGCTCTCAATGTTTGTCCCGATTTAAGTGGGTTTAATAAGATTATCCCCTGTGGTATTGAAGATAGACCGGTGGGAAGTTTGAAGCAATTTTGCCCCGATCTTACCCTGGAGCGAGTGCGTCAAGATCTAACTCTAGTTTTTGCTGAAGTTTTCCCAATCTATTTAGACAAAAGCTGCAGCCAACCAGAATAA